In Pseudobacter ginsenosidimutans, the following are encoded in one genomic region:
- a CDS encoding VOC family protein: MTFRYARHTTDLKRIEKFYTEIVGLQKLGSFEAHEEYDGIFLGIPGLDWHLEFTVSPEKPHSKFDEDDILVFYKDSPAELASMRSIIERHHIPFETPKNPYWSRYGLMISDPDGYKIMFALKHQS, encoded by the coding sequence ATGACATTCAGATATGCAAGACATACAACAGACTTGAAGAGAATTGAAAAATTTTATACGGAGATAGTGGGACTTCAAAAATTAGGCAGCTTTGAGGCACATGAGGAGTATGATGGGATTTTTCTTGGTATTCCGGGACTGGACTGGCACCTGGAATTCACCGTCTCTCCTGAAAAACCACATAGCAAATTTGATGAAGATGATATTCTCGTTTTCTATAAAGACTCACCAGCAGAACTGGCTTCCATGAGAAGCATCATTGAACGCCATCATATTCCCTTCGAAACGCCCAAAAATCCCTACTGGTCCAGATACGGCCTCATGATCTCCGATCCCGATGGCTACAAAATAATGTTTGCACTCAAGCACCAATCATAA
- a CDS encoding aconitate hydratase codes for MVFDLDLIKKLYAGLPAKVDSARKLTGTPLTLAEKILYAHLYEPAAKAYTRGKDYVDFAPDRVAMQDATAQMALLQFMTCGRDQVAVPSTVHCDHLIQAKTGAVEDLKNALNVNKEVYDFLSSISNKYGIGFWKAGAGIIHQVVIENYAFPGGMMIGTDSHTPNAGGLGMVAIGVGGADAVDVMAGLAWELKMPKLIGVKLTGKLSGWASAKDVILKVAGILTVKGGTGAIVEYFGEGADSLSATGKGTICNMGAEIGATCSLFAYDEKMADYLRATGRSEVADLANGVREHLRPDEAVYANPEKYYDQLIEIDLNTLEPHVNGPFTPDLAWPISKFAEAVRANNWPERLEVALIGSCTNSSYEDISRSASLAEQAIAKKLKAKAEFTITPGSELVRHTIEKDGFLKTFDQIGGVVLANACGPCIGQWARHIDDPNRKNSIITSFNRNFAKRNDGLASTHAFVASPEIVTAFAIAGDLTFNPLTDTLKNEEGKDVKLDEPTGVELPPKGFSVDDPGYQAPAADGSSVQVIVSPESQRLQLLAPFAAWEGTDLKGLRLLIKAKGKCTTDHISMAGPWLKFRGHLDNISNNMLIGAVNFYNDKTDTVKNELTGEYGPVPATQRAYKAAGIGTVVVGDENYGEGSSREHAAMEPRHLGVRAIIVRSFARIHETNLKKQGMLALTFNDKADYDKIQEDDVIDLNGLTTFAPGSQITMVLTHKDGSKDNVILNHTYNDQQIEWFKAGGALNVIRAQFAKK; via the coding sequence ATGGTCTTTGATCTGGACTTAATCAAGAAATTGTACGCGGGCCTGCCGGCTAAAGTAGACTCCGCGCGCAAATTGACAGGCACGCCGCTGACGCTGGCAGAGAAAATATTATATGCGCATTTGTACGAACCGGCCGCCAAAGCCTATACCCGGGGAAAAGATTATGTGGATTTCGCTCCGGATCGTGTTGCGATGCAGGACGCCACTGCCCAGATGGCACTGCTCCAATTCATGACCTGCGGCCGCGACCAGGTTGCGGTTCCGTCAACTGTTCACTGTGACCACCTCATCCAGGCTAAAACTGGCGCCGTTGAGGACCTTAAGAATGCATTAAATGTAAATAAAGAAGTATATGACTTCCTGTCTTCCATCTCCAATAAATACGGGATCGGATTCTGGAAGGCCGGGGCCGGTATCATCCACCAGGTGGTGATCGAGAACTACGCCTTCCCCGGAGGTATGATGATCGGTACTGACTCCCATACCCCCAATGCGGGTGGTCTCGGCATGGTTGCCATCGGAGTTGGTGGCGCAGACGCCGTAGACGTTATGGCCGGCCTCGCCTGGGAACTGAAAATGCCCAAGCTTATCGGTGTAAAACTCACCGGTAAACTCTCCGGATGGGCTTCCGCTAAAGATGTGATCCTGAAAGTGGCAGGTATCCTCACCGTAAAAGGCGGAACAGGCGCTATCGTTGAATACTTCGGCGAAGGTGCAGACAGCCTCTCTGCCACCGGCAAAGGCACCATCTGTAACATGGGCGCCGAGATCGGGGCAACCTGCTCCCTCTTCGCTTATGACGAGAAAATGGCCGACTACCTCCGCGCTACAGGCCGTTCCGAAGTGGCTGACCTGGCCAACGGCGTTCGCGAACATCTCCGCCCGGACGAAGCAGTATACGCAAATCCCGAAAAATACTACGATCAACTGATCGAGATCGACCTCAATACACTGGAACCACACGTGAACGGACCATTCACTCCGGATCTCGCATGGCCTATCAGCAAATTCGCTGAAGCTGTAAGAGCCAACAACTGGCCCGAGCGCCTCGAAGTGGCCCTCATCGGTTCCTGCACCAACTCTTCCTACGAAGATATCAGCCGCTCCGCGTCACTGGCCGAACAAGCCATCGCAAAAAAACTGAAAGCAAAAGCTGAATTCACTATCACCCCCGGTTCCGAACTGGTAAGGCATACTATCGAAAAAGATGGATTCCTCAAAACGTTCGACCAGATCGGCGGTGTGGTACTCGCTAATGCCTGCGGTCCCTGTATCGGTCAATGGGCCCGTCATATCGACGATCCCAATCGCAAGAACTCCATCATCACTTCCTTCAACAGGAACTTCGCCAAGCGTAACGACGGTCTGGCTTCCACCCATGCATTCGTAGCTTCACCAGAGATCGTGACTGCCTTTGCCATTGCCGGTGACCTCACCTTCAACCCGCTCACAGACACCCTGAAGAACGAAGAAGGTAAAGATGTGAAACTGGATGAGCCCACAGGTGTTGAACTGCCTCCCAAAGGCTTCTCCGTGGACGATCCCGGTTACCAGGCCCCTGCTGCAGACGGTAGCAGTGTACAGGTGATCGTTAGTCCCGAGTCTCAGCGTCTCCAACTCCTGGCGCCTTTCGCTGCCTGGGAAGGAACTGACCTCAAAGGACTCCGCCTCCTCATCAAGGCAAAAGGAAAATGTACCACTGACCATATCTCCATGGCAGGTCCCTGGTTGAAATTCCGTGGTCACCTGGACAATATCTCCAACAACATGCTCATCGGCGCAGTGAATTTTTATAACGATAAAACAGACACTGTAAAGAACGAGCTCACCGGAGAATACGGTCCTGTTCCCGCCACTCAACGCGCTTATAAAGCAGCCGGTATCGGAACTGTTGTTGTAGGCGACGAAAACTACGGTGAAGGCAGCAGCCGCGAGCACGCAGCCATGGAGCCACGCCACCTCGGCGTTCGCGCTATCATCGTTCGCAGCTTCGCACGTATCCACGAGACCAACCTGAAAAAACAGGGTATGCTCGCACTTACTTTCAACGACAAAGCCGACTACGATAAGATCCAGGAAGACGATGTGATCGATCTCAATGGTCTTACCACTTTCGCTCCGGGCTCACAGATCACCATGGTGCTGACTCACAAAGACGGCAGCAAGGACAATGTAATCCTGAACCACACTTATAATGATCAACAGATCGAGTGGTTCAAAGCAGGTGGCGCACTCAATGTAATCCGTGCACAGTTCGCTAAAAAATAG